A window of Phyllopteryx taeniolatus isolate TA_2022b chromosome 19, UOR_Ptae_1.2, whole genome shotgun sequence contains these coding sequences:
- the grnb gene encoding granulin b isoform X3: MALAWCSLVLSLLGAGAALVCPDGTACHDGSTCCEDVLGRYGCCPLPNAVCCSDGLRCCPHGTVCDLQHATCANTTASLPWTRSLPPERSGRGSAVMCPDRHSECPDATTCCQLPDGSWGCCPLAKAVCCDDKRHCCPEGTACDLSRSICASAGRDWRGWRPLVEKLPAGPGLGAPATCPDETTCCQVSSGAYGCCPVPDVRLFSKYFPFERGPSPSGHVLLGPPPLLPSRHRVQLGRRHVRRGRGRTPRPGDPRRPAARRGGRRDDGERTRRADRPPAAAGSVLRGRLPPPPRRAHVPPPPLVPLPRTPRDPLARQSARRHAPGGRRRRQVRRQEQLRGGHYLLQAAHRGVGVLPARQGCVLR, encoded by the exons ATG GCGCTGGCGTGGTGCTCGCTGGTCTTGAGTTTGCTGGGCGCAGGCGCGGCGCTGGTGTGTCCCGACGGCACCGCCTGCCACGACGGAAGCACGTGCTGCGAGGACGTCCTGGGCCGATACGGGTGCTGCCCCTTGCCCAAC GCCGTGTGCTGCTCCGACGGCCTCCGCTGCTGCCCGCACGGCACCGTGTGCGACCTGCAGCACGCCACGTGCGCCAACACGACGGCGTCGCTCCCCTGGACGAGGTCACTTCCTCCCGAGCGG AGCGGGCGAGGGTCGGCCGTGATGTGCCCGGACCGGCATTCCGAGTGCCCGGACGCCACCACTTGCTGCCAGCTCCCCGACGGCTCGTGGGGGTGCTGCCCGCTGGCCAAG GCGGTGTGCTGCGACGACAAGCGCCACTGCTGTCCCGAGGGAACCGCCTGCGACCTCTCGCGGTCCATATGCGCGTCGGCGGGCAGAGACTGGCGAGGCTGGCGACCCCTGGTGGAAAAGCTTCCTGCCGGGCCCGGTCTCGGCGCTCCAG CGACGTGTCCCGACGAGACGACGTGCTGCCAAGTGAGCTCGGGCGCGTACGGCTGCTGCCCCGTGCCCGACGTACGACTCTTCTCCAAATATTTCCCATTCGAACGCGGGCCGTCGCCGAGCG GCCACGTGCTGCTCGGACCGCCTCCACTGCTGCCCTCACGGCACCGTGTGCAACTTGGCCGCCGGCACGTGCGACGAGGCCGCGGGCGAACGCCGCGACCCGGAGACCCGCGACGACCCGCCGCTCGCCGAGGCGGTCGCCGTGACGACGGTGAACGCACGCGACGAGCGGACCGGCCGCCCGCCGCCGCAG GCAGTGTGCTGCGAGGACGGCTCCCGCCGCCCCCCCGCCGGGCACACGTGCCTCCCCCGCCGCTCGTCCCGCTCCCGAGGACGCCGCGTGATCCCCTGGCTCGCCAAAGCGCCCGCCGCCACGCGCCCGGCGGCCGTCGCCGACGTCAAGTGCGACGACAAGAGCAGCTGCGCGGCGGGCACTACCTGCTGCAAGCTGCCCACCGGGGAGTGGGGGTGCTGCCCGCTCGTCAAG GCTGTGTGCTGCGCTGA
- the grnb gene encoding granulin b isoform X2 gives MALAWCSLVLSLLGAGAALVCPDGTACHDGSTCCEDVLGRYGCCPLPNSGRGSAVMCPDRHSECPDATTCCQLPDGSWGCCPLAKAVCCDDKRHCCPEGTACDLSRSICASAGRDWRGWRPLVEKLPAGPGLGAPATCPDETTCCQVSSGAYGCCPVPDATCCSDRLHCCPHGTVCNLAAGTCDEAAGERRDPETRDDPPLAEAVAVTTVNARDERTGRPPPQAVCCEDGSRRPPAGHTCLPRRSSRSRGRRVIPWLAKAPAATRPAAVADVKCDDKSSCAAGTTCCKLPTGEWGCCPLVKAVCCADREHCCPQGYSCNMETGTCEKKTHAASVAPEVGGVPCDAAATFTCARRETCCRTTVSQWACCPSPQAVCCADMKHCCPARFSCHPSGGCVRAAPGWDGHA, from the exons ATG GCGCTGGCGTGGTGCTCGCTGGTCTTGAGTTTGCTGGGCGCAGGCGCGGCGCTGGTGTGTCCCGACGGCACCGCCTGCCACGACGGAAGCACGTGCTGCGAGGACGTCCTGGGCCGATACGGGTGCTGCCCCTTGCCCAAC AGCGGGCGAGGGTCGGCCGTGATGTGCCCGGACCGGCATTCCGAGTGCCCGGACGCCACCACTTGCTGCCAGCTCCCCGACGGCTCGTGGGGGTGCTGCCCGCTGGCCAAG GCGGTGTGCTGCGACGACAAGCGCCACTGCTGTCCCGAGGGAACCGCCTGCGACCTCTCGCGGTCCATATGCGCGTCGGCGGGCAGAGACTGGCGAGGCTGGCGACCCCTGGTGGAAAAGCTTCCTGCCGGGCCCGGTCTCGGCGCTCCAG CGACGTGTCCCGACGAGACGACGTGCTGCCAAGTGAGCTCGGGCGCGTACGGCTGCTGCCCCGTGCCCGAC GCCACGTGCTGCTCGGACCGCCTCCACTGCTGCCCTCACGGCACCGTGTGCAACTTGGCCGCCGGCACGTGCGACGAGGCCGCGGGCGAACGCCGCGACCCGGAGACCCGCGACGACCCGCCGCTCGCCGAGGCGGTCGCCGTGACGACGGTGAACGCACGCGACGAGCGGACCGGCCGCCCGCCGCCGCAG GCAGTGTGCTGCGAGGACGGCTCCCGCCGCCCCCCCGCCGGGCACACGTGCCTCCCCCGCCGCTCGTCCCGCTCCCGAGGACGCCGCGTGATCCCCTGGCTCGCCAAAGCGCCCGCCGCCACGCGCCCGGCGGCCGTCGCCGACGTCAAGTGCGACGACAAGAGCAGCTGCGCGGCGGGCACTACCTGCTGCAAGCTGCCCACCGGGGAGTGGGGGTGCTGCCCGCTCGTCAAG GCTGTGTGCTGCGCTGACCGCGAGCACTGCTGCCCACAGGGGTACTCGTGCAACATGGAGACGGGCACGTGCGAGAAGAAGACGCACGCGGCGTCCGTGGCGCCGGAGGTCGGCGGCGTGCCCTGCGACGCGGCGGCGACGTTCACCTGCGCCCGGCGGGAGACGTGCTGTCGGACCACCGTCTCGCAGTGGGCTTGCTGCCCCTCGCCCCAG GCGGTTTGCTGCGCCGACATGAAGCACTGCTGCCCCGCCCGCTTCTCGTGCCACCCGAGCGGCGGCTGCGTCCGGGCGGCGCCCGGTTGGGACGGCCACGCGTGA
- the grnb gene encoding granulin b isoform X1 → MALAWCSLVLSLLGAGAALVCPDGTACHDGSTCCEDVLGRYGCCPLPNAVCCSDGLRCCPHGTVCDLQHATCANTTASLPWTRSLPPERSGRGSAVMCPDRHSECPDATTCCQLPDGSWGCCPLAKAVCCDDKRHCCPEGTACDLSRSICASAGRDWRGWRPLVEKLPAGPGLGAPATCPDETTCCQVSSGAYGCCPVPDATCCSDRLHCCPHGTVCNLAAGTCDEAAGERRDPETRDDPPLAEAVAVTTVNARDERTGRPPPQAVCCEDGSRRPPAGHTCLPRRSSRSRGRRVIPWLAKAPAATRPAAVADVKCDDKSSCAAGTTCCKLPTGEWGCCPLVKAVCCADREHCCPQGYSCNMETGTCEKKTHAASVAPEVGGVPCDAAATFTCARRETCCRTTVSQWACCPSPQAVCCADMKHCCPARFSCHPSGGCVRAAPGWDGHA, encoded by the exons ATG GCGCTGGCGTGGTGCTCGCTGGTCTTGAGTTTGCTGGGCGCAGGCGCGGCGCTGGTGTGTCCCGACGGCACCGCCTGCCACGACGGAAGCACGTGCTGCGAGGACGTCCTGGGCCGATACGGGTGCTGCCCCTTGCCCAAC GCCGTGTGCTGCTCCGACGGCCTCCGCTGCTGCCCGCACGGCACCGTGTGCGACCTGCAGCACGCCACGTGCGCCAACACGACGGCGTCGCTCCCCTGGACGAGGTCACTTCCTCCCGAGCGG AGCGGGCGAGGGTCGGCCGTGATGTGCCCGGACCGGCATTCCGAGTGCCCGGACGCCACCACTTGCTGCCAGCTCCCCGACGGCTCGTGGGGGTGCTGCCCGCTGGCCAAG GCGGTGTGCTGCGACGACAAGCGCCACTGCTGTCCCGAGGGAACCGCCTGCGACCTCTCGCGGTCCATATGCGCGTCGGCGGGCAGAGACTGGCGAGGCTGGCGACCCCTGGTGGAAAAGCTTCCTGCCGGGCCCGGTCTCGGCGCTCCAG CGACGTGTCCCGACGAGACGACGTGCTGCCAAGTGAGCTCGGGCGCGTACGGCTGCTGCCCCGTGCCCGAC GCCACGTGCTGCTCGGACCGCCTCCACTGCTGCCCTCACGGCACCGTGTGCAACTTGGCCGCCGGCACGTGCGACGAGGCCGCGGGCGAACGCCGCGACCCGGAGACCCGCGACGACCCGCCGCTCGCCGAGGCGGTCGCCGTGACGACGGTGAACGCACGCGACGAGCGGACCGGCCGCCCGCCGCCGCAG GCAGTGTGCTGCGAGGACGGCTCCCGCCGCCCCCCCGCCGGGCACACGTGCCTCCCCCGCCGCTCGTCCCGCTCCCGAGGACGCCGCGTGATCCCCTGGCTCGCCAAAGCGCCCGCCGCCACGCGCCCGGCGGCCGTCGCCGACGTCAAGTGCGACGACAAGAGCAGCTGCGCGGCGGGCACTACCTGCTGCAAGCTGCCCACCGGGGAGTGGGGGTGCTGCCCGCTCGTCAAG GCTGTGTGCTGCGCTGACCGCGAGCACTGCTGCCCACAGGGGTACTCGTGCAACATGGAGACGGGCACGTGCGAGAAGAAGACGCACGCGGCGTCCGTGGCGCCGGAGGTCGGCGGCGTGCCCTGCGACGCGGCGGCGACGTTCACCTGCGCCCGGCGGGAGACGTGCTGTCGGACCACCGTCTCGCAGTGGGCTTGCTGCCCCTCGCCCCAG GCGGTTTGCTGCGCCGACATGAAGCACTGCTGCCCCGCCCGCTTCTCGTGCCACCCGAGCGGCGGCTGCGTCCGGGCGGCGCCCGGTTGGGACGGCCACGCGTGA